A part of Bacillus thuringiensis genomic DNA contains:
- a CDS encoding class I SAM-dependent methyltransferase, whose protein sequence is MKTTENFTDKADIYAKYRPSYPNEYINYLLSANQLNANQIVADIGSGTGIFTHQLLENGLHVIGVEPNDDMRKMAEQSLNQYSRFQSIKATAENTTLKENSVDLVTVAQAFHWFDKDAFKIECQRILKQKANVALVWNSRDVTSPIIKENAEICQKTCPNFKGFSGGIEETPEMFNSFFKDGKYEFKEYQNDLLFDIEGFLGRNLSASYAPKENDEEYKNFVLLLSELFEKYSKNGKIILPNLTRSYLGNV, encoded by the coding sequence GTGAAAACAACAGAAAATTTTACTGACAAGGCCGATATATATGCGAAATATCGCCCTAGTTACCCCAATGAATATATTAATTATTTGCTTTCGGCTAACCAACTAAACGCGAATCAGATTGTGGCCGATATTGGTTCAGGTACAGGGATATTTACCCACCAGCTGCTTGAAAATGGTTTGCATGTTATTGGAGTTGAGCCAAATGATGACATGAGAAAAATGGCAGAGCAATCGTTAAACCAATATTCTCGTTTTCAATCAATAAAAGCAACTGCTGAAAATACCACTTTAAAAGAAAATAGTGTGGATTTAGTAACTGTTGCTCAAGCATTTCATTGGTTTGATAAAGATGCTTTCAAAATCGAATGCCAACGAATTTTGAAACAAAAAGCAAACGTTGCTCTTGTTTGGAATAGTAGAGATGTAACTAGTCCGATTATTAAAGAGAATGCAGAAATTTGCCAGAAGACCTGCCCGAATTTCAAAGGATTTAGCGGTGGAATCGAGGAAACTCCAGAAATGTTTAATAGCTTTTTTAAAGATGGGAAGTACGAGTTTAAAGAATATCAAAATGATTTACTTTTTGATATTGAAGGTTTTTTAGGAAGAAATTTATCAGCGTCCTATGCTCCGAAAGAAAATGACGAAGAGTATAAAAACTTTGTTCTTCTCCTATCAGAGTTATTCGAAAAATACAGTAAAAATGGAAAAATTATTCTCCCAAATTTAACGCGCAGCTATCTAGGTAATGTATAA
- a CDS encoding ABC transporter permease encodes MNSFWTIFLQNYKSKVKATSYIVITIMISMLIIGMMNFEKIYNYFVGNEEEQVVVVTEKEELYTTIQQVFKNVDSKIHVKHSTDKQKAESGVKDGDYTYAIVVEELDNKQLKATYITETDTNQQDVSKVQTILSQIQSSNFAQQLNLSQDELKVLTMPVEIHTKTVSDKVKDGEHTEGVGILINVFIILNYVMILMYAAQLATEKSSRVMELVVSSISPTKHLYAKLFSTLLAGITQIIIWGLVATVGYKTAINDSKNDILNSIDLNSVAPTLVFYGILFFTLGFLLYGSLSCLFGSIITRIEESSQAVMPLMFMLLAALYIAIYGMSNPSSTVVTVTSYIPFFTPIVMLVRIGFLNIPVWEIALALAILIATICMMIGLTSRVYRGGVLLYGKGAFSNIKRAIKLGKK; translated from the coding sequence ATGAATAGTTTCTGGACGATTTTTTTACAAAACTATAAATCTAAGGTAAAAGCTACATCATATATTGTTATTACAATCATGATTTCTATGTTAATTATAGGAATGATGAATTTTGAAAAAATTTATAACTATTTTGTAGGTAACGAGGAAGAGCAAGTTGTCGTTGTTACAGAAAAAGAAGAATTATATACAACAATTCAACAAGTGTTTAAAAATGTCGATAGTAAGATACATGTTAAACATAGTACGGATAAACAAAAAGCAGAATCAGGTGTTAAAGATGGTGATTATACATATGCAATCGTTGTAGAGGAATTGGATAATAAGCAACTAAAGGCTACGTATATAACTGAGACAGATACAAATCAGCAAGATGTTAGTAAGGTTCAAACGATTTTATCTCAAATACAATCTTCTAATTTCGCGCAGCAATTAAATCTATCACAAGATGAATTAAAGGTGTTAACAATGCCAGTAGAAATTCATACCAAAACGGTTTCAGATAAGGTTAAAGATGGAGAACATACTGAGGGTGTAGGGATTTTAATTAATGTCTTTATCATACTAAATTATGTAATGATATTAATGTATGCTGCACAATTAGCAACAGAGAAATCTTCTCGTGTTATGGAGTTAGTTGTTTCAAGTATTTCGCCTACAAAACATTTATATGCGAAACTTTTTTCAACATTATTGGCAGGTATTACGCAAATCATAATTTGGGGCTTGGTCGCAACTGTTGGATATAAAACAGCAATTAATGATTCGAAAAATGATATTTTAAATAGTATTGATTTAAATTCTGTTGCTCCTACTCTAGTGTTTTATGGGATTCTATTCTTCACATTAGGATTCTTATTATATGGCTCATTATCTTGTCTATTTGGCTCTATCATTACTCGTATAGAGGAATCTTCTCAAGCTGTTATGCCGCTGATGTTTATGTTACTTGCTGCTTTGTATATCGCAATTTATGGAATGTCAAATCCAAGTAGCACGGTTGTTACCGTTACTAGTTATATACCTTTCTTTACTCCTATTGTTATGCTCGTACGAATTGGATTCCTCAACATCCCAGTATGGGAGATTGCGCTTGCATTAGCGATTCTAATCGCAACAATATGTATGATGATTGGTTTAACGAGTCGTGTTTACCGCGGTGGCGTATTATTATATGGTAAAGGCGCATTTAGTAATATCAAAAGGGCAATCAAGTTAGGGAAAAAATAA